The Chloroherpetonaceae bacterium genome has a segment encoding these proteins:
- a CDS encoding NUDIX hydrolase has translation MSRTYPNDPKAWKTLESQYIFQKAPWLVLRQDKVQLPTGAIIDEFYVSEYPAWVNVVGITTDDEVVLIRQFRYAIGKVYFELPAGVVDKGETPLQAAQREMLEETGYGGGEWELLMQLCANPAIQTNITYSFLARGLRKQSTQSLEHTEEIAVHILSHQEVERILEEGEMIQSLHAAPLLKYLLHRCRHQTHHLR, from the coding sequence ATGTCTCGCACCTATCCAAACGACCCAAAAGCGTGGAAGACGCTGGAATCACAGTATATCTTTCAGAAAGCACCGTGGCTGGTCTTGCGCCAAGATAAGGTGCAACTTCCCACTGGCGCAATTATTGATGAATTCTATGTTTCAGAATACCCTGCTTGGGTGAATGTTGTAGGCATCACCACTGATGATGAGGTTGTGCTGATTCGCCAGTTCCGGTATGCAATTGGCAAAGTGTACTTCGAGCTACCTGCTGGTGTGGTCGATAAGGGTGAAACCCCTCTGCAAGCGGCGCAGCGAGAAATGTTGGAAGAGACGGGCTACGGTGGCGGTGAGTGGGAACTTTTGATGCAACTTTGCGCCAACCCTGCGATTCAAACAAACATTACTTACTCTTTTCTGGCACGCGGTTTAAGAAAGCAATCGACACAATCGTTGGAGCACACGGAAGAGATTGCCGTGCATATCTTATCGCATCAGGAAGTAGAACGCATCTTGGAAGAAGGTGAGATGATTCAGTCTCTGCATGCGGCACCTTTGCTCAAATACCTTCTTCACCGCTGCCGCCACCAAACTCACCATCTGCGATAA
- a CDS encoding cation-transporting P-type ATPase, producing the protein MVIETITERTRLWHSLEAEQVLEQVGTSPTQGLSLEEVKQRQARYGPNVIPKKKQKTPLELFLQQFNQPLVIILLIATVVTLALQEWVDASVIFGVVLVNAIIGFIQESKALKAIEALSKAVASEATVIRSGEKQRIPSSELTIGDIVVLQSGDKVPADLRLIQVRELQIDESALTGESVPVAKQLSSLSADTVLADRTNMAYSSTLVTYGTGLGVVVAIGSDTEIGKINQMIAEADVLETPLTQSIAKFSKVLLYVILGLAAVTFLVGVLRGEKWDDMFMAAVALAVGAIPEGLPAAVTITLAIGVAKMAQRNAIIRKLPAVETLGSASVICSDKTGTLTQNQMTVQKIYAGGALIDVTGVGYEPKGEFLYENQPLSLSKNVALQETLQCGLLCNEANLVRTGQQWKIEGDPTEGALIVSAQKAGIERPLLLQAMPRLDAIPFESAYQYMATLHQRSLHGDTIAYVKGSVERLLERADFALSDTGEVVPLDKSAVFAFADQMASEGLRVLAFAYKPFDHSKQSLSHNDISRGLIFLGLQAMIDPPRPEAITAVAKCQTAGIRVKMITGDHELTALAIAKRLGIAKGHDTHHAVVNGKTLSTASEAQLAEMVRDVSVFARVAPEDKLRLVKALQHNGFIVAMTGDGVNDAPSLRQANIGIAMGITGTDVAKETADMILTDDNFASIEAAVEEGRGVYDNLVKFITWTLPTNFGEGLVILASVVAGITLPILPVQLLWINMTTAVLLGLMLAFEPKEPGIMQRPPRQPNEPILSTSLVVRIVIVGTLLCAGALLFFELALQAGRTDAEARTIAVNIFILGELLYLFNCRSLRYSMFKIGLFSNPLIWVGVGGMLLVQILYTYVPFMNLAFQSAPLTAEDWLLSTVPGLVIYIVIGILKYYEYGRFDKRAASAS; encoded by the coding sequence ATGGTTATTGAAACAATTACGGAACGCACCCGCCTTTGGCATAGCTTGGAGGCAGAACAGGTGCTTGAGCAAGTTGGCACCTCCCCTACGCAAGGACTTTCCCTCGAAGAAGTCAAGCAGCGACAAGCTCGCTACGGACCCAACGTCATTCCCAAGAAAAAGCAAAAGACACCGTTAGAGCTTTTTTTGCAGCAGTTTAATCAGCCGCTGGTCATCATTCTTTTGATTGCCACTGTGGTTACGCTTGCTCTGCAGGAGTGGGTCGATGCCAGCGTGATTTTTGGCGTCGTGTTGGTTAATGCCATCATTGGCTTTATTCAAGAATCGAAGGCTCTAAAAGCGATTGAGGCACTTTCCAAAGCAGTTGCCAGTGAAGCCACCGTAATTCGGAGTGGTGAAAAGCAGCGCATTCCTTCATCTGAGCTGACGATTGGAGATATCGTGGTGCTGCAATCGGGCGACAAAGTACCTGCAGACTTGCGGCTGATTCAAGTTCGCGAACTTCAAATTGACGAATCGGCGCTAACGGGTGAATCGGTGCCTGTTGCCAAGCAACTCAGTTCGCTTAGTGCCGATACTGTGCTGGCTGACCGCACCAATATGGCATACTCTTCTACGCTGGTTACTTACGGCACGGGTCTTGGCGTTGTGGTTGCGATTGGTAGCGATACGGAGATTGGCAAAATTAATCAGATGATTGCCGAAGCAGATGTGCTCGAGACCCCGCTGACACAATCTATTGCAAAGTTTAGCAAAGTGCTGCTTTATGTGATTTTAGGCTTAGCAGCGGTTACCTTTCTTGTCGGCGTGCTGCGCGGCGAAAAGTGGGACGATATGTTTATGGCAGCAGTTGCACTGGCTGTTGGGGCAATTCCTGAAGGTTTGCCCGCTGCTGTGACCATTACACTTGCCATTGGCGTGGCCAAAATGGCGCAGCGCAACGCAATTATTCGCAAACTGCCTGCTGTCGAAACCTTGGGCAGCGCATCGGTGATTTGCTCTGATAAGACGGGCACACTTACGCAAAACCAAATGACCGTGCAAAAAATCTATGCTGGGGGTGCTTTGATTGATGTAACGGGCGTAGGCTATGAGCCAAAGGGCGAGTTTCTTTACGAGAATCAACCTCTCTCTTTGTCTAAAAATGTTGCGCTTCAAGAAACGCTGCAGTGTGGCTTGCTTTGCAACGAAGCTAATCTTGTGCGGACAGGCCAGCAGTGGAAAATTGAGGGCGACCCTACTGAAGGAGCGTTGATTGTCTCGGCACAGAAGGCAGGCATAGAACGCCCTTTGCTTCTTCAAGCCATGCCGCGACTGGATGCGATTCCCTTCGAATCCGCTTACCAATATATGGCTACGCTTCACCAGCGTAGCTTGCACGGCGATACCATCGCCTATGTCAAAGGCTCAGTAGAGCGACTCTTAGAGAGAGCGGACTTTGCACTTTCAGACACGGGCGAAGTTGTGCCGTTAGATAAATCGGCGGTTTTTGCCTTTGCTGACCAGATGGCCTCAGAAGGCTTGCGTGTGTTAGCGTTTGCATACAAGCCATTTGACCACTCCAAACAGTCGCTTTCGCATAATGATATTTCTCGCGGCTTGATTTTTCTTGGCTTGCAAGCCATGATTGACCCACCTCGCCCTGAAGCCATTACGGCGGTGGCAAAGTGCCAGACTGCTGGCATTCGTGTCAAGATGATTACAGGCGACCATGAGCTAACGGCACTTGCGATTGCCAAACGCTTAGGCATTGCTAAGGGACACGACACGCATCACGCCGTTGTCAATGGCAAAACTTTAAGCACAGCTTCTGAGGCACAGCTTGCTGAAATGGTTAGAGATGTCTCCGTCTTTGCACGCGTGGCACCAGAAGATAAGCTGCGTTTGGTCAAAGCCTTGCAGCATAACGGCTTTATTGTGGCAATGACGGGCGACGGTGTCAATGATGCGCCCTCACTGCGGCAAGCAAATATCGGCATTGCAATGGGCATTACAGGCACTGATGTCGCTAAAGAAACAGCTGACATGATTCTTACAGACGACAACTTTGCGTCTATTGAAGCTGCTGTCGAGGAAGGGCGAGGGGTTTATGATAACCTTGTGAAGTTCATTACTTGGACATTGCCGACCAACTTCGGAGAAGGTTTGGTGATTCTGGCATCAGTAGTGGCAGGCATTACTTTGCCCATTTTGCCTGTGCAATTGCTCTGGATTAATATGACGACGGCTGTGTTGCTTGGTCTCATGCTGGCGTTTGAGCCGAAGGAGCCGGGCATTATGCAGCGTCCGCCTCGTCAGCCAAATGAGCCTATTTTGAGCACCTCGCTGGTCGTGCGCATTGTTATCGTCGGTACTTTGCTTTGTGCTGGAGCTTTGCTCTTTTTTGAGCTTGCTCTTCAAGCTGGGCGCACCGATGCAGAAGCGCGCACGATAGCTGTCAATATCTTTATCTTAGGCGAACTGCTCTATCTTTTTAACTGCCGCTCGCTCCGCTACTCTATGTTCAAAATTGGGCTTTTCTCCAATCCCCTTATCTGGGTCGGCGTCGGTGGAATGCTTCTTGTGCAGATTCTCTATACTTATGTGCCGTTTATGAACCTTGCCTTCCAGAGCGCCCCGCTCACTGCCGAAGACTGGCTTCTTTCCACTGTGCCCGGACTTGTGATTTACATCGTAATTGGCATCCTGAAATACTACGAATACGGTCGATTCGACAAACGCGCTGCTTCTGCTTCGTAG
- a CDS encoding carboxymuconolactone decarboxylase family protein produces the protein MEETRKDLLADLGISDGAFVSLDAYVKGDYKYIRDLRINLKNVLESPSLGGKKNAYLLALAVAVNERCTPLILAFTEQARKHGASEAEIAEMHAIASLLATNNVLYRFRHFSENKVYEQMPAGIKMTIMARPTVPKVFFELVSLAISAVNGCEVCVNSHEKSVREHGGTQEMIFDAIRLAAVVRGLAVNMHEIEPAAAL, from the coding sequence ATGGAAGAAACCCGAAAAGATTTGCTTGCTGATTTAGGCATCAGCGATGGTGCATTTGTGAGCCTAGACGCATATGTGAAAGGCGATTACAAGTATATCCGCGATTTGCGCATTAATTTGAAAAATGTGTTGGAGTCACCTTCGCTGGGTGGAAAGAAAAATGCCTACCTTTTAGCGCTGGCGGTCGCCGTCAATGAGCGCTGCACGCCGCTTATTCTTGCTTTCACTGAGCAAGCACGTAAGCACGGTGCCAGCGAAGCGGAAATTGCTGAGATGCACGCTATCGCATCGCTCCTTGCGACCAACAACGTGCTCTATCGCTTCCGACATTTCTCAGAAAATAAGGTCTATGAGCAAATGCCCGCAGGCATTAAGATGACTATTATGGCAAGACCTACAGTGCCAAAGGTCTTCTTTGAGCTGGTCTCGCTGGCGATTAGCGCGGTCAATGGCTGCGAGGTCTGCGTGAACAGCCATGAGAAGTCGGTGCGTGAGCACGGGGGCACGCAAGAGATGATTTTTGATGCGATTCGCTTGGCGGCTGTGGTGCGAGGCTTAGCAGTCAATATGCACGAAATTGAGCCTGCCGCTGCACTGTAA
- a CDS encoding T9SS type A sorting domain-containing protein: MQRKSVGLSLTLLLLLLPVVVYVVHKYPQWLVSAEADREQEREEQDRYENPQARYEWELMQLVDPHTGKLPKNIRQKELAYANTLPSDAELVERFSLSRIDQFQTAPPERTKSLSALQTVQWMFRGPVNVGGRTRAMAIDVSNENVILAGGVSGGMWRSEDGGRTWRKTTSPDDLHSVSCLVQDTRPGRRNVWYYGTGELRGNSASSNIGGGLYRGDGIFKSVDGGRTWARLPSTVTNAPQVFDNYFDWVWNVAIDPSNLNEDEVYAATLGAIHRSIDGGNSWRVVLPQGGNFSNATISPRFTDVAVTSTGVVYAAMSSATSDANVTVAQGRGIWRSTDGINWTNITPPNFPETYNRFVIGISPSNENVVYFLGETPNSGFNGAERDWTSLWRYTYLSGNGAGAGGRWENLSQNLPNFGGPVGNMNSQQSYNLVVKVKPDNPNVVFIGGTNLYRSTDGFTSPNNTTWIGGYATTNDVRLYPNHHCDQHVIAFLPSNPNVMLTANDGGVQRTNNCLAAQVVWENLSRGYITSQFYTVAIDQSSTSNVIIGGLQDNGTYFVNSTTVDTDWRSIAGGDGGYCAIAIGGNPCFASFQEGRILRLSLASDGRVLASTNITPSGASNPLFINPFALDPNNSEILYSLGGDRIFRTTRALTVTSTSGWDTLSPPFAGARLTTLSVSRQPANRLYYGTNTGRVFRVDDAHTATPTTTEITGANFPRNASGATVGYVSSIAIDPNDADKVLVALSNYNIQSLYYTENGGISWTAVGGNLEENPDGTGSGPAVKWVDILPVQGGAVYFAGTTTGLYATTRLNGMQTQWVQQGRNLIGNVVVDMIRSRQTDGLVVVATHGAGVYSTNITSLAPLSAQTDAPVAKSFRLMQNYPNPFNPSTTIQYQLPIAANVVLKVYDALGREVATLVNERKPAGLHQVEFRPVNLASGTYFYRLQAGSYSETKKMMLIK; the protein is encoded by the coding sequence ATGCAGAGAAAAAGTGTAGGGCTTTCTCTAACACTTTTGCTCTTACTGCTGCCTGTTGTGGTTTATGTGGTGCATAAGTATCCTCAGTGGCTGGTTTCCGCCGAAGCCGATAGAGAGCAAGAAAGGGAAGAACAAGACCGATACGAAAATCCGCAAGCTCGCTATGAGTGGGAACTGATGCAACTGGTTGACCCCCACACAGGGAAACTACCCAAAAACATTCGCCAAAAAGAATTGGCGTATGCAAATACGCTGCCCAGCGATGCGGAGCTGGTGGAGCGTTTTTCGCTGAGCAGAATAGACCAGTTTCAGACGGCCCCGCCAGAGCGGACAAAGTCCCTAAGTGCTCTGCAAACCGTGCAGTGGATGTTTCGTGGGCCGGTTAACGTAGGCGGGCGCACACGCGCAATGGCAATTGATGTGAGCAATGAAAATGTCATCCTTGCAGGGGGCGTCTCTGGCGGAATGTGGCGCAGTGAAGATGGAGGCAGAACATGGCGCAAGACCACTTCGCCTGATGACCTGCATAGCGTCTCTTGCCTTGTGCAGGACACACGTCCGGGTCGGCGCAATGTGTGGTATTATGGCACAGGTGAGCTGCGTGGCAATAGTGCTAGCTCTAACATTGGAGGCGGACTCTATCGTGGCGATGGCATCTTCAAATCAGTTGATGGCGGCAGAACGTGGGCACGTCTGCCTTCAACCGTTACAAACGCACCACAGGTCTTCGATAACTACTTCGATTGGGTCTGGAATGTCGCAATCGATCCCTCAAATCTGAACGAAGATGAAGTCTATGCGGCAACCTTAGGCGCAATTCACCGAAGCATTGATGGCGGCAATAGCTGGCGTGTGGTCTTGCCACAAGGCGGCAATTTCTCTAATGCAACCATTTCGCCCCGCTTTACTGATGTGGCCGTAACTTCTACAGGCGTGGTCTATGCGGCCATGAGTTCCGCAACCAGCGATGCAAATGTAACAGTCGCACAAGGGCGTGGGATTTGGCGCTCAACTGATGGCATCAATTGGACAAATATCACGCCGCCAAATTTCCCCGAAACATACAATCGCTTCGTGATTGGCATTTCGCCCTCGAATGAAAATGTGGTGTATTTTCTGGGTGAGACGCCCAACAGTGGCTTTAACGGTGCAGAACGCGACTGGACAAGCCTTTGGCGCTACACTTACCTTTCTGGCAATGGTGCGGGCGCAGGCGGACGCTGGGAAAACCTTTCGCAAAACCTGCCCAACTTCGGAGGCCCTGTGGGCAATATGAACTCACAGCAAAGCTATAACCTTGTCGTGAAGGTCAAGCCTGACAACCCAAATGTGGTGTTCATCGGCGGTACAAACCTGTATCGCTCCACCGATGGCTTTACCAGTCCGAACAACACCACTTGGATTGGCGGCTATGCCACAACCAATGATGTGCGGCTGTATCCGAATCACCACTGCGACCAGCATGTCATTGCCTTTCTGCCTTCCAACCCGAATGTGATGCTGACCGCTAACGACGGCGGCGTGCAACGCACGAATAATTGCTTAGCCGCTCAGGTTGTCTGGGAAAATCTCTCGCGCGGTTACATCACCTCGCAGTTTTACACCGTTGCAATTGACCAAAGTTCAACCAGCAATGTCATCATCGGTGGGTTGCAAGACAACGGCACATACTTTGTAAATTCCACCACTGTGGATACAGACTGGCGAAGCATTGCTGGTGGCGATGGTGGGTACTGTGCAATTGCCATCGGGGGCAATCCGTGCTTTGCCTCGTTTCAAGAAGGGCGCATTCTACGCCTCTCCTTAGCCAGCGATGGACGAGTGCTGGCTTCAACCAACATTACGCCATCAGGCGCAAGCAATCCACTGTTCATCAACCCATTTGCTTTGGATCCAAATAACAGCGAGATTCTCTACAGTTTGGGAGGCGACCGAATATTCCGAACCACGCGTGCACTCACCGTCACATCGACATCGGGCTGGGATACGCTCTCGCCACCATTTGCAGGCGCGCGGCTGACCACGCTGTCCGTCTCACGCCAGCCTGCGAATCGACTTTACTACGGCACAAATACTGGCAGAGTGTTCCGTGTCGATGATGCTCACACGGCGACTCCGACAACAACAGAAATTACAGGGGCAAACTTTCCACGCAATGCAAGTGGCGCAACAGTCGGCTATGTTAGCTCCATTGCAATTGACCCCAACGATGCGGACAAGGTTTTGGTAGCGCTATCGAACTACAACATTCAGAGCCTATACTACACGGAAAACGGAGGTATAAGCTGGACAGCCGTTGGCGGTAACTTGGAAGAAAATCCTGATGGCACGGGTAGCGGTCCTGCCGTAAAGTGGGTAGATATTTTGCCTGTGCAAGGTGGGGCAGTGTATTTTGCAGGCACGACCACAGGACTCTACGCCACCACACGGCTGAACGGAATGCAAACGCAATGGGTGCAGCAAGGTCGCAATCTCATTGGCAATGTCGTCGTCGATATGATTCGCTCACGGCAGACAGATGGGCTGGTGGTGGTGGCAACGCACGGGGCAGGCGTCTACAGCACAAACATCACAAGTTTGGCGCCACTTTCAGCACAAACAGATGCACCAGTTGCCAAGTCCTTCCGCTTGATGCAGAACTACCCGAATCCCTTTAACCCGTCAACCACGATTCAGTATCAACTGCCCATAGCGGCAAATGTGGTGCTGAAAGTCTATGATGCTTTGGGGCGAGAGGTCGCAACGCTGGTAAATGAACGCAAACCAGCAGGCTTGCATCAAGTAGAATTTCGTCCTGTAAACCTTGCAAGCGGCACTTACTTTTACCGGCTTCAAGCAGGCTCATACAGCGAAACCAAAAAAATGATGCTCATCAAGTAG
- the prmC gene encoding peptide chain release factor N(5)-glutamine methyltransferase, with translation MNQSNAPEKEWTVVSLLKTSADFLKQKGIDDARLSAELLLAEVLGLQRMELYLNFEQPISPKELEQFRGLVRRRLAGEPVQYILGWEEFFGLRFEVNPAVLIPRPETELLVESVLDDCDGATLSILDIGTGSGAIAVALAKSLPAVRIVAVDISVPALEVAQRNAARHGVESQIQFLVCDALQPDFAVQFPERFDVIVSNPPYVPLAEKENLQKEVRDFEPAIALFCPTGFEFYEKIATDALTLLKPKGKLYLELHADAAEKVGDVLKQKGFQNILFRKDYQGFRRIAVAELPPAER, from the coding sequence ATGAACCAATCTAATGCCCCAGAAAAAGAGTGGACTGTAGTCTCGCTACTTAAAACCAGTGCCGATTTTTTGAAGCAAAAAGGCATTGATGATGCGAGACTAAGTGCAGAGCTGCTGCTGGCAGAAGTGTTAGGACTGCAGCGAATGGAGCTTTACCTTAACTTCGAGCAACCTATCTCGCCAAAGGAGCTGGAGCAATTTCGTGGGCTGGTGCGTCGGCGATTGGCAGGCGAGCCAGTGCAGTATATTCTTGGCTGGGAAGAATTTTTCGGGCTGCGCTTTGAAGTCAATCCCGCTGTGCTAATTCCACGACCAGAGACTGAGCTTTTGGTAGAAAGTGTGCTGGATGACTGTGATGGGGCAACGCTCAGCATTCTCGATATCGGCACGGGCAGTGGAGCAATTGCCGTAGCTTTAGCAAAGTCATTGCCTGCAGTGCGCATTGTCGCTGTAGATATTTCAGTGCCAGCGTTGGAGGTGGCGCAGCGCAATGCAGCAAGGCATGGCGTAGAGAGTCAGATCCAATTTCTGGTGTGTGATGCGCTGCAACCCGATTTTGCAGTGCAGTTTCCAGAGCGCTTTGATGTGATTGTGTCCAATCCGCCTTATGTGCCGCTTGCAGAGAAAGAGAACTTGCAAAAAGAGGTGCGCGACTTTGAGCCAGCGATTGCCCTTTTTTGCCCAACAGGATTTGAATTCTATGAGAAAATTGCCACTGATGCGTTGACGCTGCTCAAGCCGAAGGGCAAACTGTATCTTGAACTGCATGCCGATGCAGCGGAGAAAGTAGGTGATGTGCTAAAGCAAAAGGGGTTCCAAAACATTCTGTTTAGGAAAGATTATCAAGGCTTCAGACGCATTGCGGTAGCAGAGTTACCGCCAGCGGAGCGCTGA
- a CDS encoding peroxiredoxin: MLTVGDKFPELELDAVVSLEKGKEFAKIHTADHRKHGKWMVMFFWPKDFTFVCPTEIKGFNDRYADFRDNDAVLYGASTDTAFVHLAWRRSHEDLHDLRFPMLSDHGKHLSRALGILYGPEEVALRATFIVDPAGIIQWVNVNNLDVGRNVDETLRVLEALQTGELCPCNWKEGEKTLKVEGGSLVEV, encoded by the coding sequence ATGCTGACAGTTGGAGATAAATTCCCTGAATTGGAGCTCGATGCAGTTGTCTCGCTCGAGAAAGGCAAAGAATTTGCCAAGATTCACACTGCAGACCACCGCAAACACGGCAAATGGATGGTGATGTTTTTCTGGCCGAAGGATTTCACCTTTGTTTGCCCAACGGAAATCAAAGGCTTCAATGACCGCTACGCCGATTTCCGAGACAACGATGCGGTGCTGTATGGCGCCAGTACCGACACTGCATTTGTGCATCTGGCTTGGCGCCGAAGCCATGAAGACCTGCATGACCTGCGCTTCCCAATGCTCTCTGACCATGGCAAGCATCTCAGCCGCGCATTAGGCATTCTCTATGGACCAGAAGAAGTGGCATTGCGTGCAACCTTCATCGTTGACCCTGCTGGTATCATTCAGTGGGTAAATGTGAATAACCTCGATGTCGGTCGCAATGTCGATGAAACCTTGCGCGTGCTGGAAGCTTTGCAGACAGGCGAGCTTTGCCCCTGCAACTGGAAAGAGGGCGAAAAGACGCTCAAGGTCGAAGGCGGTTCATTGGTAGAAGTCTGA